The following coding sequences are from one Betaproteobacteria bacterium window:
- a CDS encoding sulfite exporter TauE/SafE family protein has protein sequence MPDSAVLALFLVGLLGGTHCVGMCGGIVGALSLGGPPRWSLHLAYSGGRIASYAAAGAVAGALGAGAALAGQWPVRLLLYVLANLLLIALGLYLLGITRFLAPLETAGGGLWRRIQPHTRRFLPARSVGQAFPLGILWGWLPCGLVYSALASALTAGSAGRGALMMAAFGLGTLPNLLLAGLFVGRLDGFLKRPAVRAAAGLLIVAFGLWGLFAAVRLAIGQA, from the coding sequence ATGCCTGATTCCGCCGTTCTGGCGCTCTTTCTCGTCGGTCTTCTGGGGGGAACCCACTGCGTCGGGATGTGCGGGGGCATCGTCGGAGCGCTTTCCCTGGGCGGGCCGCCTCGCTGGTCCCTGCATCTCGCCTACAGCGGCGGACGCATCGCCTCCTACGCTGCGGCCGGTGCCGTGGCGGGGGCGCTCGGGGCCGGGGCGGCGCTGGCGGGCCAATGGCCCGTCCGCCTGCTGCTTTATGTCCTGGCCAACCTGCTGCTCATCGCCTTGGGACTCTACCTGCTCGGAATCACCCGATTCCTGGCGCCGCTGGAAACGGCGGGCGGCGGCCTGTGGCGGCGCATTCAGCCCCACACCCGGCGATTCCTGCCCGCCCGCTCGGTCGGCCAAGCCTTCCCGCTCGGTATCCTGTGGGGCTGGCTGCCCTGCGGGCTGGTCTATAGCGCCCTGGCCAGCGCACTCACGGCGGGATCCGCCGGGCGCGGCGCCCTGATGATGGCCGCCTTCGGCCTGGGTACCCTGCCCAATCTCCTTCTGGCAGGACTTTTCGTCGGGCGCCTGGATGGCTTTCTGAAGCGGCCTGCGGTGCGTGCCGCCGCCGGTCTTCTGATCGTCGCATTCGGCCTCTGGGGACTGTTTGCTGCGGTCCGACTGGCCATCGGCCAGGCGTAG
- the hemN gene encoding oxygen-independent coproporphyrinogen III oxidase, whose product MNIATENFVFDAQIIRRFDVNGPRYTSYPTADRFVEAFGAEAARAWLGKRNIGAFSRPLSLYFHIPFCNTICYYCACNKIITKDHGRSAKYLKYLAKELALQSESLDGEHEVIQLHWGGGTPTFLSHDEMRQLMEATRRHFKLLDGGEYSIEVDPRKVDAATVALLGELGFNRMSVGVQDFDERVQQAVNRLQTEEETADVIRNARANGFQSISIDLIYGLPKQTVMGFNRTLERVLAMDPDRLSIYNYAHLPTLFKPQRRIAEPDLPSPDAKMQILSLAIKKLTDAGYVFIGMDHFAKPDDELAVAQRQGRLHRNFQGYSTYADCDMLSFGISSISKVGPTYAQNVKTLDEYYDCLDRQMLPVFRGIELNADDVLRRSIIQALMCHFELSIESIESAHLIDFRTYFADELDDLKDMARAGLVRVDRDWITVLPPGRMLVRVISMVFDRYLRADRQRTRYSKVI is encoded by the coding sequence ATGAACATCGCAACAGAGAACTTCGTTTTTGACGCCCAGATAATTCGCCGGTTCGACGTCAATGGACCGCGTTATACATCTTATCCGACCGCCGATCGCTTCGTCGAAGCCTTCGGGGCCGAGGCCGCGCGTGCCTGGCTGGGAAAGCGCAACATCGGGGCGTTCAGCCGGCCGCTGTCATTATACTTCCACATCCCCTTCTGCAATACCATCTGCTATTACTGTGCCTGTAACAAGATCATTACCAAGGATCACGGGCGCAGCGCCAAGTACCTGAAGTACCTGGCCAAGGAACTGGCGCTCCAGAGCGAGTCTCTCGACGGCGAGCACGAAGTCATCCAGCTCCACTGGGGCGGCGGGACGCCGACCTTCCTCTCCCATGACGAAATGCGCCAGCTCATGGAAGCGACCCGGCGCCACTTCAAGCTTCTCGACGGCGGCGAGTACTCCATCGAGGTCGATCCCCGCAAGGTGGATGCGGCCACCGTGGCGCTTCTGGGCGAACTGGGCTTCAACCGCATGAGCGTCGGCGTGCAGGATTTCGACGAGCGGGTGCAACAGGCGGTCAACCGCTTGCAGACCGAGGAAGAGACCGCCGACGTCATCCGCAACGCCCGGGCGAACGGCTTCCAGTCCATTTCCATCGACCTCATCTACGGCCTGCCCAAGCAGACCGTCATGGGCTTCAACCGTACCCTGGAGCGGGTGCTGGCCATGGATCCGGACCGTCTCTCGATCTACAACTACGCCCACCTGCCCACCCTGTTCAAGCCCCAGCGGCGCATCGCCGAGCCAGATCTGCCCTCGCCCGACGCCAAGATGCAGATTCTTTCCCTGGCCATCAAGAAGCTCACCGACGCCGGCTATGTCTTCATCGGCATGGACCACTTCGCCAAACCCGACGACGAGCTGGCGGTCGCCCAGCGTCAGGGCCGCCTGCACCGCAATTTCCAGGGCTACTCGACCTATGCCGACTGCGACATGCTGTCCTTCGGCATTTCGTCCATCAGCAAGGTGGGGCCCACCTACGCCCAGAACGTCAAGACCCTGGACGAATACTACGATTGCCTCGATCGCCAGATGCTGCCGGTTTTCCGGGGCATCGAACTCAACGCCGACGACGTGCTGCGGCGTTCGATCATCCAGGCCCTCATGTGCCATTTCGAGCTGTCCATCGAGTCCATCGAATCGGCTCACCTGATCGACTTCCGGACCTACTTCGCCGACGAACTCGACGATCTCAAGGACATGGCGCGGGCTGGGCTGGTGCGCGTCGACCGGGACTGGATCACCGTCCTGCCGCCAGGCCGCATGCTGGTGCGGGTCATTTCCATGGTGTTCGACCGCTATCTGCGGGCCGACCGTCAGCGCACCCGCTATTCGAAGGTGATTTGA
- the fnr gene encoding fumarate/nitrate reduction transcriptional regulator Fnr — protein sequence MPPQTAVQEVSLSVLKTACSNCNLRELCLPVGLTVDEMQRLDDLVSTRRRVKRGDHLYRAGQGFDAIYAVRSGFFKTDVLLEDGRDQVTGFQMARELLGLDGISTEHHTCNAIALEDSEVCSIPFSRLEGLSREIHNLQHHFHKVMSREIVRDHGVMMLLGTMRAEERLAAFLLNLSQRFTSRGFSHSEFYLRMTREEIGSYLGLKLETVSRAFSRFQEEGFIAVQQKHIRILDIPGLKRLMNHQAK from the coding sequence ATGCCCCCACAGACTGCCGTTCAGGAAGTTTCGCTGTCGGTTTTGAAGACCGCCTGCTCCAACTGCAACCTGCGGGAGCTATGCCTCCCGGTAGGTTTGACTGTGGACGAGATGCAACGTCTCGACGATCTGGTCTCCACCCGGCGTCGGGTCAAGCGGGGCGATCATCTCTACCGTGCCGGCCAGGGCTTCGATGCCATCTACGCGGTGCGCAGCGGCTTCTTCAAGACCGACGTCCTGCTCGAGGATGGTCGCGATCAGGTCACCGGCTTCCAGATGGCAAGGGAACTCCTCGGCCTCGACGGCATCAGCACCGAGCACCACACCTGCAACGCCATCGCCCTGGAGGACAGCGAAGTCTGCTCGATCCCCTTCTCCCGCCTGGAAGGGCTTTCACGCGAGATCCACAACCTCCAGCACCATTTCCACAAGGTCATGAGCCGCGAAATCGTCCGTGACCACGGCGTCATGATGCTGCTTGGCACCATGCGGGCCGAGGAACGGCTGGCCGCCTTCCTGCTCAACCTCTCCCAGCGCTTCACCTCGCGCGGCTTCTCTCACTCCGAGTTCTACCTGCGCATGACCCGGGAAGAAATCGGCAGCTACCTCGGACTGAAGCTGGAAACCGTCTCCCGCGCCTTCTCGCGTTTCCAGGAGGAAGGTTTCATCGCCGTGCAGCAGAAGCACATTCGCATCCTCGACATCCCGGGCCTCAAGCGCCTGATGAATCACCAGGCCAAGTAG
- a CDS encoding SirB2 family protein translates to MITYLAIKHLHVTCVVLSGVGFCLRGAWMLVGSPRLGARWVRVAPHLIDSTLLASALTLAVWSGQYPFVAPWLTAKVCGLLVYIGCGTMALKRGRTPRIRLGFLVAALAAFAYIVGVALTRSPYLAW, encoded by the coding sequence ATGATCACCTACCTTGCGATCAAGCATCTGCACGTCACCTGCGTCGTCCTGAGCGGCGTGGGGTTCTGCCTGCGTGGGGCATGGATGCTTGTCGGCTCCCCCCGCCTGGGGGCGCGCTGGGTGCGTGTCGCGCCCCACCTGATCGATTCCACCCTGCTGGCGAGTGCCCTGACCCTCGCGGTGTGGAGTGGCCAGTATCCCTTTGTGGCACCCTGGCTCACGGCCAAGGTCTGCGGGCTGCTGGTCTACATCGGCTGTGGGACGATGGCCCTGAAGCGCGGGCGCACGCCGCGCATCCGCCTGGGCTTCCTGGTCGCCGCGCTGGCGGCTTTTGCCTATATCGTCGGCGTTGCGCTGACGCGCAGCCCCTACTTGGCCTGGTGA
- a CDS encoding NnrS family protein has protein sequence MPVFLSAPHRVMFAAGSVQLVVAMALWLPELLLRAGVAVPPLALGVPPAWVHGGSLVFGVFPLFIFGFLMTALPKWMAAPPLEARQYLPAFFLLAAGWATFFLGLFLPFLLAPGVVLAALGQAVGTAGLVALLRRSASDRGHASLVVAALTIGVLAELLYAWALVRGDAGFFRWAIEAGLWGCVAPVFVTVLHRMLPFFTGAVVPRYRCDASFALLVVLLLALLGHGLAQALYLFSWRWLCDGAAAAAALRLSWQWQLRAGFKAPMLAMLHLGALWLGVGFGLYALQSLLALAGVVWGGLLPLHAVGAGFFTSVLIGMAARVTRGHSGRPIADDRWAWPLFRLFQGVVVLRLLGEFFPGANVAAALGWLAVFGILAGVYLPMYLRPRPDGQTG, from the coding sequence ATGCCGGTCTTTCTTTCTGCGCCCCACCGCGTCATGTTCGCCGCCGGCAGCGTGCAGCTGGTCGTCGCCATGGCGTTGTGGCTGCCGGAGCTGCTGCTGCGGGCCGGTGTGGCTGTTCCCCCGCTTGCCCTTGGGGTGCCCCCCGCCTGGGTGCATGGGGGAAGCCTGGTCTTCGGTGTCTTTCCCCTTTTCATCTTCGGCTTCCTGATGACGGCGCTACCCAAGTGGATGGCGGCGCCGCCCCTGGAGGCGCGTCAGTATCTGCCAGCTTTTTTCCTGCTAGCGGCGGGCTGGGCGACGTTCTTCCTGGGCCTGTTTCTGCCGTTCCTGCTCGCCCCGGGCGTCGTCCTCGCGGCCTTGGGGCAGGCGGTGGGGACGGCGGGTCTCGTAGCGCTCCTGCGACGTTCAGCGAGCGATCGGGGCCATGCAAGTCTGGTCGTCGCCGCCCTCACCATTGGCGTTCTGGCCGAACTGCTCTACGCCTGGGCTCTGGTGCGCGGTGATGCCGGGTTTTTCCGCTGGGCAATCGAAGCGGGTCTCTGGGGCTGTGTGGCGCCAGTGTTCGTCACCGTCCTGCATCGTATGCTGCCCTTCTTCACCGGGGCCGTGGTCCCCCGTTATCGCTGCGACGCGTCCTTCGCCCTGCTGGTCGTTCTGCTCCTGGCGCTCCTGGGGCACGGTCTGGCCCAGGCGCTGTACCTGTTCTCCTGGCGCTGGCTCTGCGACGGCGCGGCGGCCGCTGCGGCTCTCCGACTGTCTTGGCAATGGCAGTTGCGGGCCGGTTTCAAGGCGCCCATGCTGGCCATGCTGCACCTGGGAGCCCTGTGGCTGGGGGTCGGCTTCGGGCTCTATGCCCTCCAGTCGCTGCTTGCGCTCGCAGGAGTCGTCTGGGGAGGGCTGCTGCCGCTGCACGCCGTCGGGGCCGGGTTTTTCACTTCGGTGCTCATCGGTATGGCCGCCCGCGTCACCCGGGGGCACTCGGGGCGTCCCATCGCCGATGATCGCTGGGCCTGGCCCTTGTTTCGGCTGTTCCAGGGGGTGGTCGTTCTGCGGCTTCTGGGCGAATTCTTCCCTGGCGCAAACGTCGCCGCTGCGCTGGGCTGGCTGGCCGTCTTCGGGATTCTGGCAGGGGTGTATCTCCCTATGTACCTTCGCCCAAGACCGGACGGGCAGACAGGATGA
- a CDS encoding DUF2249 domain-containing protein: MSHPKSPHVVDARYLEPPEPFVKTMEALDTLPEGARLLLLLYREPHPLYRVLEQNGYRHETDQVADGTFEILIWRA; encoded by the coding sequence ATGAGCCACCCCAAGTCCCCCCACGTCGTCGACGCCCGTTATCTGGAACCGCCGGAACCTTTCGTCAAGACGATGGAGGCGCTGGATACCCTGCCGGAGGGAGCGCGATTGCTTCTGCTCCTCTATCGCGAACCCCATCCGCTTTATCGCGTGCTGGAACAGAACGGTTACCGGCACGAGACCGACCAGGTGGCCGACGGAACCTTCGAGATCCTGATCTGGCGGGCCTGA